In a genomic window of Polycladomyces abyssicola:
- a CDS encoding DegT/DnrJ/EryC1/StrS family aminotransferase, which yields MNIPLLDLKAQYAKIREEVRRAVDEVLDGGRYILGPEVKKLEEEVATFSQAKYGIGVGNGTDALVLTLDALGIGPGDEVITSPFTFFASAECISRVGATPVFADVDPKTYNLDPAKVREKITDRTKAIIPVHIFGQPADMDEIMEIAREHDLYVIEDACQAIGSEYKGRRVGSFGHAACYSFFPTKNLGGYGDGGMIVTNDESLDRKLRSLRVHGKSEKSKYYNNAIGYNSRLDELQAAILRVKLRYLNEWNEARRQKAALYDELLKDTPVVTPFAAEDRKHIYHLYIIQAENRDGLIQYLKEKGIATGVYYPVPLHHQEVYKDLEYGKGSLPVAEELCTRTMALPCYPELSDENVRMIADAVKSFYNS from the coding sequence ATGAATATCCCTTTGCTTGATTTGAAGGCTCAATACGCCAAGATTCGTGAAGAAGTCCGGCGCGCGGTGGACGAAGTGCTGGACGGAGGACGTTACATTCTCGGACCAGAAGTGAAAAAATTGGAGGAGGAAGTGGCTACATTCAGCCAAGCCAAATACGGCATCGGCGTGGGCAACGGTACGGATGCGTTGGTGCTGACGCTGGACGCGCTGGGGATCGGTCCGGGGGATGAGGTGATCACCTCGCCGTTTACCTTCTTCGCCAGCGCGGAGTGTATTTCCCGCGTGGGTGCAACGCCGGTGTTCGCCGACGTCGACCCGAAAACGTACAATCTGGATCCGGCCAAAGTACGGGAAAAAATCACCGATCGGACCAAAGCGATCATTCCGGTTCACATCTTCGGGCAACCAGCTGATATGGACGAAATCATGGAAATCGCCCGGGAACACGATCTCTACGTGATCGAGGATGCCTGCCAAGCGATCGGTTCGGAATACAAAGGACGCCGGGTGGGTTCCTTCGGTCATGCGGCATGCTACTCCTTTTTCCCGACCAAAAACCTGGGCGGTTACGGTGACGGCGGGATGATCGTGACCAACGACGAATCGCTGGACCGGAAACTGCGCAGCCTGCGTGTTCACGGAAAAAGCGAGAAATCCAAGTACTACAACAACGCAATCGGCTACAACAGCCGTTTGGATGAACTGCAGGCGGCGATTCTGCGTGTGAAATTGCGCTATCTGAATGAATGGAACGAAGCGCGTCGCCAAAAAGCCGCGCTGTACGACGAACTGTTGAAGGATACGCCGGTGGTGACGCCGTTTGCGGCTGAGGATCGCAAACACATTTATCATCTGTACATCATCCAAGCGGAAAACCGCGACGGTCTCATCCAATATTTGAAGGAAAAAGGCATCGCTACGGGAGTCTATTATCCGGTACCGTTGCACCATCAGGAAGTGTACAAAGATCTGGAGTACGGCAAAGGCAGTCTGCCTGTGGCAGAAGAGCTGTGCACCCGCACGATGGCACTGCCGTGTTATCCGGAGCTGTCTGATGAAAATGTCCGTATGATCGCGGATGCGGTAAAAAGCTTCTATAATTCATGA
- the wecB gene encoding non-hydrolyzing UDP-N-acetylglucosamine 2-epimerase — translation MKVVTVVGARPQFIKAAPVSRKLREKGTEVLVHTGQHYDKSMSDVFFEELNIPAPDYHLGVGSKSHGAQTGEMLAKVEEVLLAEKPDCLLVYGDTNSTLAGALAAAKLHIPVAHVEAGLRSFNRRMPEEINRVLTDHVSRWLFCPTETAVRHLKNEGITDGVHLTGDVMMDAVLYNRQLADEKSNVLDRLGLSSRSYVLVTLHRAENTDVPERLAGIVRALNQLSVPAVLPLHPRTRGKLAQTGLTIDNPNVRVIEPVGYLDMLQLESHAKKILTDSGGVQKEAFFVSVPCITMRDETEWTETVELGCNILVGADTDKILDAVERFEVDFSSVAPVFGDGHAADHIAERLSADL, via the coding sequence ATGAAAGTTGTGACCGTTGTCGGGGCACGACCCCAATTCATCAAGGCCGCACCTGTCTCCCGCAAATTGCGTGAAAAAGGGACGGAAGTGTTGGTTCATACGGGACAGCACTATGACAAGTCCATGTCGGACGTTTTTTTCGAGGAACTGAATATTCCCGCGCCTGATTACCACTTGGGTGTCGGTTCCAAATCCCATGGTGCACAGACGGGTGAAATGCTGGCCAAAGTGGAAGAAGTGCTGTTGGCGGAAAAACCGGATTGTCTCTTGGTGTACGGCGATACCAACTCAACGTTGGCCGGTGCGTTGGCCGCTGCCAAACTGCATATCCCCGTTGCGCACGTGGAAGCGGGTCTTCGCAGTTTCAATCGCCGCATGCCGGAGGAGATCAACCGGGTGTTGACTGACCATGTTTCCCGCTGGCTCTTTTGCCCGACAGAAACAGCGGTGCGTCATCTGAAGAACGAAGGGATTACTGATGGTGTCCATCTGACGGGGGATGTGATGATGGATGCGGTGTTGTACAACCGGCAGTTGGCTGATGAGAAGTCAAATGTGCTGGATCGCTTGGGTCTTTCCTCCCGTTCATATGTATTGGTGACGCTCCACCGGGCGGAGAACACCGATGTACCTGAACGGTTGGCGGGAATCGTCCGGGCGTTGAACCAATTGTCTGTGCCGGCTGTACTGCCGCTCCATCCACGGACGCGCGGTAAGTTGGCCCAGACCGGGTTGACCATTGACAACCCCAATGTACGCGTAATCGAACCAGTGGGGTATTTGGACATGCTGCAGTTGGAATCCCACGCCAAGAAGATCCTGACCGATTCCGGCGGGGTGCAGAAAGAAGCCTTTTTCGTTTCCGTCCCGTGCATTACGATGCGGGATGAAACCGAATGGACAGAGACGGTGGAGCTGGGATGCAACATCCTGGTCGGAGCCGATACCGACAAGATTCTGGATGCCGTGGAACGGTTTGAAGTGGACTTTTCTTCGGTCGCGCCGGTGTTTGGAGATGGACATGCCGCAGACCACATCGCCGAGCGCTTATCGGCGGACCTTTAA
- a CDS encoding Gfo/Idh/MocA family protein, with protein MIRYGIVGCGHIAKKHVDAIAAVDDAQLVAVCDTNPERLQAFATDGVQGYTDLADMLKNPDIDAVCICTPSGLHADLTIQAAEAGKHVVVEKPMALTLEDADRMIDACEKNGVLMAVVHPNRFRPAIRELRKKMDAGAFGKIGHANATVRWNRNQAYYDQAPWRGTKAMDGGVLMNQAIHNLDLLLWMMGEVDEVQSYQATRIRNIEAEDTSVSVVRFKNGALGVIEAAVTIYPRNLEESLSIFGEKGTAVIGGPTANWIKTWKFEDEPEEVSKETIARIEEDPFGIPGHQCIIQDMTEAIQTGRKPIVSGEEGRRALSLVIACQLAAETGQPVKMDTLERKQKKRG; from the coding sequence GTGATACGCTATGGAATCGTCGGCTGCGGTCACATCGCCAAAAAACATGTGGATGCGATCGCGGCAGTGGATGACGCCCAATTGGTGGCGGTGTGTGACACCAACCCCGAGCGGTTGCAGGCATTTGCGACGGACGGGGTCCAAGGATACACCGATTTGGCGGACATGCTCAAAAATCCGGACATAGACGCGGTTTGCATCTGCACACCCAGCGGCCTGCACGCCGATCTGACGATACAAGCGGCGGAAGCGGGGAAACATGTTGTCGTGGAAAAGCCGATGGCGCTCACGCTGGAAGATGCCGACCGGATGATCGATGCTTGTGAGAAAAACGGTGTCCTGATGGCGGTGGTTCATCCCAACCGTTTCCGTCCGGCCATTCGCGAATTGCGCAAGAAAATGGATGCCGGTGCATTTGGCAAGATTGGCCATGCCAATGCGACGGTCCGGTGGAATCGAAACCAGGCATATTACGATCAGGCGCCGTGGCGGGGAACCAAAGCGATGGATGGCGGCGTGCTGATGAACCAGGCCATTCACAACTTGGACCTGTTGCTGTGGATGATGGGCGAAGTCGACGAAGTCCAATCGTATCAAGCGACGCGGATCCGCAATATCGAAGCGGAGGATACGTCCGTCTCTGTTGTCCGTTTCAAAAACGGCGCTTTGGGCGTGATCGAGGCGGCGGTCACCATCTATCCGCGTAACCTGGAAGAATCCCTCAGCATTTTCGGCGAAAAAGGCACGGCCGTCATCGGCGGACCGACTGCCAACTGGATCAAAACTTGGAAGTTTGAAGACGAACCGGAAGAGGTATCAAAAGAAACGATTGCCCGTATCGAAGAAGATCCGTTCGGTATTCCGGGGCATCAGTGCATTATCCAGGACATGACAGAAGCAATTCAGACCGGGCGCAAGCCGATCGTTTCCGGAGAGGAAGGTCGTCGTGCGCTCAGTTTGGTCATTGCCTGTCAGCTCGCTGCCGAGACGGGACAACCGGTAAAAATGGATACATTGGAGCGAAAACAGAAGAAACGGGGGTAA
- a CDS encoding glycosyltransferase family 4 protein — MRLKVLVISHMYPNPANPMSGIFVHNQVKALAAAGVECRVVSPIPRFPLYPKWKAYREFPKRTVMDGIIIDYVPTWMFPGGFFFGMYGMLYYWSLSRHLTALRREFPFDLIHCHTIYPDGHAGGKLKSLFGVPVVSTIHGSDIRLYPKRSRWVYRNTEEALRLSDQIIAVSDRLRKEALEMVAGIEAVTIYNGFDPTRFYPRNQKEVRQQLGLDKQHKIALFVGNFYPVKGLSHLLTAFAQLVKKDPSVRLVMVGDGPLKSQLQRQCREAGIQDYVLFQGRKPHDEIPLWINAADVVVLSSLSEGLPSILLESMGCGKPFVATDVGGIAEILQHRKTGFLVKPEDADELARYLSILLIEEEGLAHDMGERAYTLSGSLTWKENAERVKRLYEQMLNQQVG; from the coding sequence ATGCGATTGAAAGTATTAGTCATTTCACACATGTATCCAAACCCTGCCAATCCGATGTCCGGCATTTTCGTGCACAATCAGGTGAAGGCACTCGCCGCCGCAGGCGTCGAGTGCCGGGTCGTTTCTCCGATCCCCCGGTTTCCGCTGTACCCCAAATGGAAAGCGTACCGGGAATTTCCCAAGCGAACGGTGATGGACGGCATTATCATCGATTACGTTCCCACTTGGATGTTTCCCGGGGGATTCTTTTTCGGAATGTACGGCATGTTGTATTACTGGTCACTGTCCCGCCATTTGACTGCGTTGCGTCGGGAGTTTCCGTTTGATCTCATCCATTGTCATACCATTTATCCCGACGGACACGCCGGTGGCAAGCTGAAATCACTGTTCGGCGTTCCGGTTGTCAGTACGATCCACGGTTCGGATATCCGTCTGTATCCCAAGCGCAGCCGTTGGGTATATCGCAACACCGAGGAAGCGCTCCGTCTGTCCGATCAAATCATCGCTGTGAGTGACCGCCTGCGCAAGGAAGCTTTGGAAATGGTGGCCGGGATTGAGGCCGTCACCATTTACAACGGTTTTGATCCGACCCGCTTTTACCCCCGAAATCAAAAGGAAGTCCGGCAACAGTTGGGGTTGGATAAACAACACAAAATCGCACTGTTTGTCGGAAACTTTTATCCAGTAAAGGGATTGTCCCACCTGTTGACGGCATTTGCCCAACTGGTGAAGAAGGACCCTTCCGTCCGCCTTGTGATGGTGGGAGACGGGCCGCTCAAGTCGCAGCTTCAGCGCCAATGCCGAGAAGCGGGGATCCAGGATTATGTTCTCTTTCAGGGACGCAAGCCGCATGACGAAATTCCGTTGTGGATCAACGCTGCTGATGTGGTGGTGCTGTCCAGTTTGAGCGAGGGGTTGCCGTCGATTCTGCTGGAATCGATGGGGTGTGGAAAACCGTTTGTGGCGACCGATGTCGGCGGGATAGCGGAAATTCTTCAACACCGGAAGACCGGTTTTCTCGTCAAGCCGGAAGATGCGGATGAATTGGCGCGTTATCTGTCCATCTTATTAATCGAAGAAGAAGGATTGGCGCACGATATGGGCGAGCGCGCCTACACCCTTTCGGGCTCACTGACATGGAAAGAAAACGCCGAACGGGTGAAGCGGTTGTACGAACAAATGTTGAATCAGCAGGTAGGTTGA